One genomic region from Vicia villosa cultivar HV-30 ecotype Madison, WI unplaced genomic scaffold, Vvil1.0 ctg.000273F_1_1_1, whole genome shotgun sequence encodes:
- the LOC131626155 gene encoding uncharacterized protein LOC131626155 isoform X1: protein MANNNNIPNPDPFLLEQLIEDSTREVTNRRRQEGPQHALAGQRRPRHETSQPRRQQIQNIQHVHSFQQVQNVEQVPPEGHVQNGEDEQTRPQTEPDRPQNENETDARDGHAASSFTHTSERRRVHSKDEEEQINIPEGADPTAILLLKELQRTNRLIRQQGDRIHELERKRRYRSPPRRRHRSRSYSSSRSPPRRYRKRSPSSSRSPPKRNRRQRSYSRSPPRKSQKNQKPETTEARSLSPEQERRGPSKAVLKPREHSPPKDNRRISGKTHTKPKRGRHSNSPGPSDEEDFRSPLSEHIRRVRLPRGMEKPPVLDQYDGTTDPDDHIRSIEAVMDYHVVRGSIKCRIFPTTLRKGAMTWYRNLPPDSIHSWTELKDLFLSHFTASRRQPKSEANLEAVIQGTNEPLRDYLDRFNKEVVQVQTTYYMKRYLLERGLLPGSDFKKAIKIEKVHSMNALLRKAQAFIAFEEGEAAAIKASRGNDTSRSSNYEHSGSRRGHEKRKDYRSLDIKERRGPSGRFNDYTPLNASWERILAECQNTDFKKSNIRPPKSNPARPGTDKSKYCKYHKIHGHLTEKCIHLKDAIETLIKEGRLSRYTKKGEPSQRDDQRNSDEGNSPDNRPLQVALSVTRPEDFIPSVGMSATFSKWETFPFAMVVSNGGDPGSLTISSVKRKFDELLSANADLGPTLRKFRGKSEPITFYLEELPGGAPNATIPLLVCCTPKFARLILFIIGLLLCIHVHTFIKSSNASYFISQ, encoded by the coding sequence atggctaacaacaacaacatcccaaaccCTGATCCCTTCCTCCTGGAACAGCTGATCGAAGATTCCACCCGCGAGGTGACGAATCGTCGTCGGCAGGAAGGACCACAACATGCTCTTGCCGGACAGAGAAGGCCGAGACATGAGACCTCGCAACCCCGGAGGCAACAGATTCAGAACATCCAACATGTGCACAGTTTTCAGCAAGTTCAGAACGTCGAACAAGTTCCTCCCGAGGGAcacgttcagaacggggaagacgaGCAGACTCGACCCCAGACTGAACCTGATCGACCCCAGAACGAGAACGAGACCGACGCCAGAGATGGACATGCTgcctcctcattcacccacacctctgaGAGGCGAAGAGTTCATAGCAAAGACGAGGAAGAGCAGATCAACATCCCCGAGGGCGCTGATCCTACAGCCATCCTCCTACTCAAAGAGCTGCAGAGAACTAACCGTCTCATCCGCCAACAGGGCGACCGCATCCAcgagctggaaaggaagcgacgataTCGTTCCCCTCCGCGGAGACGCCATCGGTCACGTTCCTATTCCTCTTCGCGCTCGCCTCCAAGGAGATATCGCAAGCGCTCCCCGTCCTCGTCTCGTTCCCCGCCTAAGAGGAACCGTCGCCAGAGGTCTTACTCCCGCTCTCCACCTCGAAAGAGTCAGAAAAATCAGAAGCCTGAAACCACTGAAGCCAGGAGCCTCTCACCCGAGCAGGAACGTCGAGGCCCCTCCAAAGCTGTGTTGAAACCCCGCGAGCATTCTCCTCCAAAAGACAACCGCAGAATCTCGGGCAAAACACACACAAAACCCAAGCGGGGCAGACATTCAAACTCCCCGGGACCTAGCGACGAAGAAGATTTCCGCAGTCCTTTGTCCGAGCACATCCGGCGAGTTCGTCTTCCGCGGGGTATGGAAAAACCACCCGTCTTGGATCAGTACGACGGAACCACCGACCCCGACGACCACATAAGGAGCATCGAAGCTGTCATGGACTACCATGTTGTCCGGGGATCCATCAAGtgccgcatctttccgaccacCTTAAGGAAAGGAGCGATGACATGGTACAGGAATCTGCCTCCTGACTCGATCCACTCCTGGACTGAACTGAAAGACCTTTTCCTAAGCCACTTCACGGCGTCTCGTCGGCAACCAAAGTCGGAGGCGAACCTTGAAGCGGTAATCCAAGGCACCAACGAACCTCTAAGagattacctcgacaggttcaacaaagaagtcgtccaagtgcagacgacatactacatgaagaggtacctcCTAGAACGGGGGCTCCTCCCCGGAAGTGACTTTAAGAAGGCCATCAAGATTGAGAAggtccactccatgaacgccctccttcgcaaAGCTCAAGCTTTCATCGCATTCGAGGAAGGAGAGGCTGCTGCCATCAAAGCCTCGCGAGGTAATGACACCTCTCGCAGTTCAAACTATGAGCACTCAGGCTCGAGGCGAGGGCATGAAAAAAGGAAAGACTACAGGTCTCTCGACATCAAAGAGCGCCGAGGACCTTCTGGTCGCTTCAACGACTACACCCCTCTGAACGCCTCATGGGAGAGGATCCTGGCCGAATGCCAAAACACCGACTTCAAGAAGTcgaacatcaggcccccgaagtcaaaccCCGCGAGGCCAGGAACCGACAAATCAAAGTACTGCAAGTACCATAAGATTCACGGACATCTGACTGAGAAATGCATTCATCTCAAGGATGCCATTGAAACACTAATCAAGGAGGGTCGCCTTTCGAGGTACACAAAAAAAGGGGAACCTTCCCAAAGGGACGACCAAAgaaactctgacgaggggaactcGCCGGATAACAGGCCCCTGCAAGTAGCCCTATCCGTCACCCGACCAGAAGATTTCATACCATCAGTCGGGATGTCTGCCACATTCAGCAAATGGGAAACATTCCCATTCgccatggtcgtctccaacggGGGGGATCCAGGCTCCCTCACCATCAGTTCAgtgaagagaaagttcgatgaaTTGCTCAGCGCCAACGCGGACCTCGGCCCTACACTGCGAAAATTCCGGGGAAAGTCAGAGCCAATCACCTTCTACCTagaagaactgcccggcggagctccgaaCGCCACAATTCCCCTGCtcgtctgttgcaccccaaaatttgcccgtctaattttatttataattggcTTACTGCTTTGCATTCATGTGCATACTTTCATTAAGTCATCCAATGCATCATATTTCATTAGTCAGTAA
- the LOC131626155 gene encoding RNA-binding protein 2-like isoform X2: MSDAYWRYAESQHAPAAIPAKRPRPDYDVSGVHDMANYFPHDADRGRLQVVRDTESLDASYERYLRNAISTYGPGQPTRTIDGGVPSHSIDESHVTNIGGVDRRSNVNDKSLELSGGRSGHSLPPDATNTVFVEGLPSNCTRREVAHIFRPFVGYKEVRLVSKESRQPGGDPLLLCFVDFVSPAHAATAMDALHGYKFDELDRNSVSLRFQFARNPGARSGGGHRGKR, encoded by the exons ATGTCTGACGCTTATTGGAGATACGCCGAATCCCAGCACGCCCCCGCCGCCATCCCCGCCAAACGTCCCCGTCCCGATTACG ATGTCTCTGGCGTTCATGACATGGCTAATTACTTTCCCCATGATGCTGATAGAGGAAGGCTCCAAGTAGTTAGAGATACTGAATCACTTGATGCATCTTATGAGCGTTACCTCCGTAATGcg ATTTCAACTTATGGTCCCGGACAGCCTACCAGAACCATTGACGGGGGAGTTCCCAGTCATTCTATTGACGAGTCTCATGTCACTAATATTGGGGGAGTAGACCGAAGATCAAATGTAAATGACAAAAGCCTGGAATTAAGTGGTGGAAGGTCCGGCCATTCGCTTCCACCTGATGCTACCAATACGGTATTTGTAGAGGGTTTACCTTCCAACTGTACGAGACGGGAAGTAGCTC ATATTTTTCGTCCTTTTGTTGGCTACAAAGAAGTTAGACTTGTCAGCAAGGAATCAAGACAA CCTGGGGGTGATCCACTGTTACtttgttttgttgattttgtaaGCCCGGCTCATGCAGCAACTGCCATGGATGCATTGCATG GTTACAAATTTGATGAGCTTGACCGTAACTCGGTCAGTTTACGTTTCCAATTCGCTCGCAACCCCGGTGCGAGGTCAGGTGGAGGGCATCGTGGCAAGCGTTGA